One region of Streptomyces rishiriensis genomic DNA includes:
- a CDS encoding OB-fold nucleic acid binding domain-containing protein, translated as MSAVPRSEKPVGRFRRMLDRLSSSQEDLESEELREDAETAGCTRIGDCQDRQIVTVTGTLRTVTLRPRAGVPALEAELFDGTAALDVVWLGRRSIVGIEPGRKLIASGRVSMSRGRRVLFNPKYELRPVGRE; from the coding sequence ATGAGTGCTGTTCCTCGTTCCGAAAAGCCGGTGGGCCGGTTCCGGCGCATGCTCGACCGGCTCTCCTCCTCGCAGGAGGACCTGGAGTCGGAGGAGCTGCGAGAGGACGCCGAGACGGCCGGCTGCACGCGGATCGGAGACTGCCAGGACCGCCAGATCGTCACGGTTACTGGTACCTTGCGCACGGTCACCCTGCGGCCACGCGCCGGAGTTCCGGCCCTGGAGGCCGAGCTGTTCGACGGTACCGCCGCGCTGGACGTGGTGTGGCTTGGCAGACGCTCCATAGTGGGCATAGAACCGGGGCGCAAGCTCATCGCATCGGGGCGGGTCTCCATGAGCCGGGGCCGCCGGGTGCTGTTCAACCCCAAGTACGAACTGAGACCTGTGGGTAGGGAGTAG
- a CDS encoding potassium channel family protein yields the protein MRVAIAGAGAVGRSIAGELLENGHEVLLVDKAPTAISVERVPQAEWLLADACEITSLDEAALQRCNVVIAATGDDKVNLVVSLLAKTEYGVPRVVARVNNPKNEWLFNESWGVDVAVSTPRLMSALVEEAVSVGDLVRLLRFSHGDANLVELTLPEESALAGTQVGDVEWPEDTSLVTIIRGTRVLTPTREDSLEAGDELLFVAAQAREEQLEDLLSVRKEDTSG from the coding sequence ATGAGGGTCGCCATTGCCGGAGCCGGCGCCGTAGGCCGCTCGATCGCGGGCGAGCTGCTGGAGAACGGCCACGAGGTGCTGCTCGTGGACAAGGCGCCGACCGCCATCTCGGTCGAGCGCGTCCCGCAGGCGGAGTGGCTGCTGGCCGACGCCTGTGAGATCACCTCCCTCGACGAGGCGGCCCTCCAGCGTTGCAACGTCGTGATCGCCGCGACCGGCGACGACAAGGTCAACCTGGTCGTGTCACTGCTGGCCAAGACGGAGTACGGCGTCCCGCGCGTCGTCGCCCGGGTGAACAACCCGAAGAACGAGTGGCTGTTCAACGAGTCCTGGGGCGTGGACGTGGCCGTCTCCACCCCGCGTCTGATGTCGGCCCTCGTCGAGGAGGCGGTGAGCGTCGGTGACCTGGTCCGCCTGCTCCGCTTCAGCCACGGCGACGCCAACCTCGTCGAACTGACCCTCCCCGAGGAGTCGGCCCTGGCCGGCACCCAGGTGGGCGACGTGGAATGGCCGGAGGACACCTCGCTGGTGACGATCATCCGCGGCACCCGGGTCCTGACCCCGACCCGTGAGGACTCCCTCGAGGCGGGCGACGAACTGCTCTTCGTGGCCGCCCAGGCCCGGGAAGAGCAGCTGGAGGACCTGCTGTCGGTGCGCAAGGAAGACACCAGCGGCTGA
- a CDS encoding potassium channel family protein — protein MHIVIMGCGRVGSALAQTLEQQGHTVAVIDQDPTAFRRLGSGFGGRRVTGVGFDQDTLREAGIEEAGAFAAVSSGDNSNIIAARVAREMFGIENVAARIYDPRRAEVYQRLGIPTVATVRWTADQMLRRLLPSGAEPLWRDPTGGVELAEVHAAPSWVGHKISRLQEETGVRVAFLTRLGEAILPSSQTVLQEGDLVHVMLRSDEVEKVEASFAEGPKEDGH, from the coding sequence GTGCACATCGTCATCATGGGCTGCGGCAGGGTGGGTTCCGCCCTCGCGCAGACCCTGGAGCAACAGGGGCACACGGTCGCCGTGATCGACCAGGACCCCACCGCCTTCCGACGGCTGGGCTCCGGTTTCGGTGGCCGGCGGGTCACCGGAGTCGGCTTCGACCAGGACACCCTGCGCGAGGCGGGCATCGAGGAGGCCGGCGCCTTCGCCGCCGTGTCCAGCGGCGACAACTCCAACATCATCGCCGCCCGGGTGGCCCGTGAGATGTTCGGCATCGAGAACGTCGCCGCCCGTATCTACGACCCCCGGCGCGCCGAGGTCTACCAGCGCCTGGGCATCCCCACGGTCGCCACCGTCCGCTGGACGGCCGACCAGATGCTGCGCCGGCTGCTCCCGTCGGGCGCCGAGCCGCTGTGGCGCGACCCCACCGGGGGCGTCGAGCTCGCCGAGGTGCACGCCGCCCCGTCCTGGGTCGGCCACAAGATCAGCAGGCTTCAGGAGGAGACGGGCGTCCGCGTGGCGTTCCTCACCCGTCTCGGCGAGGCGATCCTGCCCAGCTCCCAGACGGTGCTCCAGGAGGGCGACCTGGTGCACGTGATGCTGCGGAGCGACGAGGTCGAGAAGGTCGAGGCCTCGTTCGCCGAGGGCCCCAAGGAGGACGGTCACTGA
- a CDS encoding DUF3159 domain-containing protein, translated as MTSLDKPTEDTTADDTTAADARAVTEAALFEAFGGVRGMVETVVPGLLFVTIFTINKDLHMSAIAALAVSLILVVVRLARKDTVKHAFSGVFGVAFGVVFAMMTGNAKDFYLPGMLYTLGLALAYIITTLCGVPLIGLILGPVFKENLSWRTRNPGRKKAYAKASWAWGLILLAKCAILFPLYWWADTAQLGWVLIALKIPPFLLAVWLTWVFLAKAPAPIDVFAEMEAEEKAEAERKTAAEAAGRHRREG; from the coding sequence GTGACGTCGCTCGACAAGCCGACCGAAGACACGACCGCGGACGACACGACCGCGGCCGACGCCCGGGCGGTGACCGAGGCTGCGCTGTTCGAGGCGTTCGGCGGGGTCCGGGGCATGGTCGAGACGGTCGTGCCCGGCCTGCTCTTCGTCACGATCTTCACGATCAACAAGGATCTGCACATGTCCGCGATCGCCGCGCTCGCGGTGTCGCTGATCCTGGTCGTGGTCCGCCTGGCGAGGAAGGACACGGTCAAGCACGCCTTCAGCGGGGTCTTCGGCGTCGCCTTCGGCGTCGTCTTCGCGATGATGACCGGCAACGCGAAGGACTTCTACCTGCCCGGCATGCTCTACACGCTCGGGCTGGCCCTCGCCTACATCATCACGACGCTGTGCGGAGTGCCGCTGATCGGCCTGATCCTGGGCCCGGTCTTCAAGGAGAACCTCTCCTGGCGGACCCGCAACCCGGGCCGCAAGAAGGCGTACGCCAAGGCCAGCTGGGCGTGGGGGCTGATCCTGCTCGCCAAGTGCGCGATCCTCTTCCCGCTGTACTGGTGGGCCGACACCGCGCAGCTGGGCTGGGTGCTGATCGCCCTGAAGATCCCGCCGTTCCTGCTCGCCGTCTGGCTGACGTGGGTCTTCCTCGCGAAGGCGCCCGCGCCCATTGACGTGTTCGCCGAGATGGAGGCCGAGGAGAAGGCGGAGGCCGAGCGGAAGACTGCGGCGGAGGCCGCTGGGCGGCATCGTCGGGAGGGGTGA
- a CDS encoding response regulator — protein MLSPAEGTPQAPTRVLVIDDEPQIVRALVINLKARRYEVDAAHDGATALRLAAARHPDVIVLDLGLPDMDGVEVIKGLRGWTRVPILVLSARHSSDEKVEALDAGADDYVTKPFGMDELLARLRAAVRRAEPAGGGEDEVLVEAGGFTVDLAAKKVNRAGKDVRLTPTEWHLLEVLVRNTGRLVSQKQLLQEVWGPSYGTETNYLRVYMAQLRRKLEADPSHPEHFVTEPGMGYRFER, from the coding sequence ATGCTGAGCCCGGCCGAGGGGACGCCCCAGGCCCCCACGAGAGTGCTCGTGATCGACGACGAGCCGCAGATCGTCCGCGCCCTCGTGATCAACCTCAAGGCCCGCAGGTACGAGGTCGACGCGGCTCACGACGGCGCCACCGCCCTCCGGCTCGCGGCCGCCCGCCACCCGGACGTGATCGTCCTCGACCTGGGACTGCCGGACATGGACGGCGTCGAGGTGATCAAGGGACTGCGCGGCTGGACCAGGGTGCCGATCCTGGTGCTGTCCGCCCGGCACTCCTCGGACGAGAAGGTCGAGGCGCTGGACGCGGGCGCCGACGACTACGTCACCAAGCCGTTCGGCATGGACGAGCTGCTGGCGCGGTTGCGAGCCGCCGTCCGCCGGGCGGAACCCGCCGGGGGCGGCGAGGACGAAGTCCTGGTGGAGGCCGGCGGGTTCACCGTCGACCTGGCCGCGAAGAAGGTCAACCGGGCCGGGAAGGACGTACGGCTGACCCCCACCGAGTGGCACCTGCTGGAGGTGCTGGTGCGCAACACGGGCCGGCTGGTCAGCCAGAAGCAGCTGCTCCAGGAGGTGTGGGGGCCGTCCTACGGAACGGAGACCAACTACCTGCGGGTGTACATGGCGCAGCTGAGACGCAAGCTCGAGGCGGATCCCTCGCATCCGGAGCACTTCGTCACGGAACCCGGCATGGGATACCGGTTCGAGCGCTAG